In Deltaproteobacteria bacterium, the following proteins share a genomic window:
- a CDS encoding ATP-grasp domain-containing protein: MFKKILIANRSEIARRIIAAAKEMDIQTVAIYSDPDAQAIFVREADEAYPLNGIEAKETYLDVEKVLAIAKTAGVDAIHPGYGFLSENADFASSCAQAQIKFIGPSPEVIKKLGSKTASKEIAKIAKVPSVPGMQTFDEKNIKEIESKVGFPLLIKAAAGGGGKGMRIVTKGEEFTEALQAAKREGLAFFKDDTVFIERYIENPKHIEVQLLGDEHGNLIHLFERECSVQRRHQKMIEESPSPSLNPKLRQKICEAAIKIAKAAHYSSAGTAEFLLDHQGNFYFLEVNTRLQVEHPITEAVTGIDLVKAQIRIAAGEKLWLKQKDIVQRGHAIECRLYAEDPENNFLPSDGKVGLLFEPSRPGIRIDSALEQGQDILPYYDPMLAKLITWGADRPEALIKTSKMLADFILLGTRHNLDFLGYTLAHPDFIDGTYHTHSVAKWIDPYLSLRKEEAQRLEGLADLLAKTKTNTAQQPTKSFAGNNFTLKELENFRNV; the protein is encoded by the coding sequence ATGTTCAAAAAAATCCTTATCGCCAACCGCTCTGAAATTGCCCGCCGAATTATTGCTGCCGCAAAAGAAATGGACATACAAACGGTGGCGATTTATTCAGACCCTGATGCCCAAGCAATTTTTGTGCGGGAAGCCGATGAGGCTTATCCTCTCAATGGCATTGAAGCGAAAGAAACCTATTTGGATGTAGAAAAAGTTTTGGCCATCGCCAAAACAGCAGGAGTGGATGCTATTCATCCGGGTTATGGTTTTTTATCGGAGAATGCCGACTTTGCTAGCTCTTGCGCTCAGGCTCAGATCAAATTTATTGGGCCTTCCCCGGAAGTCATCAAAAAACTGGGTTCCAAAACTGCCTCAAAAGAAATTGCAAAAATAGCAAAGGTCCCCTCTGTGCCAGGGATGCAGACTTTTGATGAAAAGAATATTAAGGAAATCGAAAGTAAAGTGGGTTTTCCTCTGCTCATCAAAGCGGCCGCTGGGGGCGGTGGCAAAGGAATGCGTATCGTTACAAAAGGTGAAGAATTCACGGAAGCCCTCCAAGCCGCTAAACGCGAAGGCTTGGCATTTTTTAAAGACGATACGGTTTTTATTGAGCGTTACATCGAAAATCCAAAACACATCGAAGTCCAACTCTTGGGCGATGAACACGGTAATCTCATTCATTTATTCGAACGCGAATGTTCCGTGCAGCGCCGTCATCAAAAGATGATCGAAGAATCGCCCTCCCCTTCCCTCAACCCGAAACTTCGTCAGAAAATTTGTGAAGCGGCCATCAAAATTGCCAAGGCCGCCCACTACTCTTCTGCGGGAACGGCCGAGTTTTTGCTGGATCACCAAGGAAACTTTTATTTTTTAGAAGTCAACACACGCCTGCAGGTGGAACATCCCATCACCGAAGCGGTGACCGGAATCGATTTGGTAAAAGCTCAAATTCGAATTGCAGCAGGCGAAAAGCTTTGGCTGAAACAAAAAGATATTGTTCAACGGGGTCATGCCATTGAATGTCGCTTGTACGCGGAAGATCCCGAAAATAATTTTTTACCCTCGGATGGAAAAGTGGGCCTCCTCTTTGAACCGTCACGCCCGGGAATACGCATCGATTCTGCGCTGGAGCAGGGACAAGACATACTCCCCTATTATGATCCCATGTTGGCCAAGTTGATTACCTGGGGGGCAGATCGCCCTGAAGCCTTGATCAAAACCAGCAAGATGCTGGCGGACTTTATATTGCTAGGCACCCGGCACAATTTGGATTTTCTAGGCTATACCCTTGCTCATCCCGATTTCATCGATGGGACTTATCACACGCACAGTGTAGCCAAGTGGATAGATCCCTATTTAAGCTTACGAAAAGAAGAAGCTCAAAGACTGGAAGGCCTGGCAGATTTATTGGCAAAGACAAAAACGAATACTGCACAACAGCCGACTAAAAGTTTTGCTGGAAATAATTTCACTCTCAAAGAGCTTGAGAATTTTAGGAATGTTTAA
- a CDS encoding methylcrotonoyl-CoA carboxylase translates to MSEIFESKISVQDNEFKANAQYLKQLVQEFKQKVSQIKLGGGASSVERHHKRGKLLPRERIEKVLDKASPFLEFSSLAANGLYNDDAPAAGMVTGIGLVQGREILFVANDATVKGGTYYPLTVKKHLRAQEIALENHLPCVYLVDSGGAFLPLQSEVFPDKEHFGRIFYNQARMSAAGIPQIAVVLGSCTAGGAYVPAMSDETIIVKGNGSIFLGGPPLVKAATGEEVSAEDLGGAQVHCTKSGVTDHFAEDEEHALEITREILFHLNRPAKTELDWKTPEEPLYPAEEIYGILQRDIRKPYDVREIIARLVDGSRLHEFKKNYGTTLVCGFAHILGFPVGIIANNGVLFSESAQKAAHFIELCDKRKIPLLFLQNITGFMVGRQYENGGIAKDGAKMVMAVSNARVPKFTVIIGGSYGAGNYGMCGRAYGPRQLWMWPNAKISVMGGEQASNVLLTVKQDQLKAEGKAQMSEEEAQKFKAPTLEKYETEASAYFSTARIWDDGIIDPVDTRKVIAMGISSALNAPFAKQNFGIFRM, encoded by the coding sequence ATGTCAGAAATCTTTGAATCCAAAATCAGTGTCCAAGATAACGAGTTTAAAGCAAATGCACAATATTTGAAACAGCTAGTTCAGGAATTTAAGCAAAAAGTGTCTCAAATAAAGTTGGGAGGCGGTGCAAGCTCTGTCGAACGCCACCACAAACGAGGAAAATTACTTCCTCGTGAACGCATTGAAAAAGTGCTGGATAAGGCCTCTCCTTTCCTGGAGTTTTCTAGCCTGGCGGCTAATGGCCTTTACAACGACGATGCCCCGGCTGCGGGAATGGTCACCGGCATCGGCCTTGTTCAAGGGCGTGAGATTTTATTTGTCGCCAACGATGCCACGGTTAAAGGAGGAACCTATTATCCTCTCACCGTCAAAAAGCATCTGCGTGCCCAGGAGATTGCCCTGGAAAATCATCTCCCCTGCGTTTATTTGGTAGATTCCGGCGGAGCCTTTTTACCTCTTCAGTCCGAGGTCTTTCCCGATAAAGAACATTTTGGTCGCATCTTTTATAATCAGGCACGCATGTCTGCGGCGGGCATTCCTCAAATTGCCGTGGTGCTAGGTTCTTGCACTGCAGGGGGCGCGTATGTCCCCGCGATGAGCGATGAGACCATCATCGTGAAAGGCAATGGCAGCATCTTTTTAGGAGGGCCCCCTTTAGTAAAAGCCGCCACCGGTGAAGAAGTGAGCGCGGAAGACTTAGGCGGCGCTCAGGTGCATTGTACCAAATCGGGCGTCACCGATCATTTTGCAGAAGATGAAGAACATGCCCTGGAAATTACCCGTGAGATTTTATTTCATCTCAACCGCCCTGCTAAAACAGAACTGGACTGGAAAACACCGGAAGAGCCTTTGTATCCTGCAGAAGAAATCTATGGAATCCTGCAGCGCGACATCCGCAAGCCTTATGATGTGCGAGAAATTATCGCGAGGTTAGTGGACGGTTCTCGTCTTCACGAATTTAAAAAGAATTATGGAACCACTCTGGTGTGTGGATTTGCGCATATTCTGGGATTCCCTGTCGGCATCATCGCCAACAACGGCGTGCTTTTTTCGGAGTCGGCTCAAAAGGCCGCCCATTTTATCGAGTTGTGCGACAAACGAAAAATTCCCCTCCTCTTTCTACAAAACATCACCGGATTCATGGTAGGCAGACAATACGAAAACGGGGGCATCGCGAAGGATGGGGCCAAGATGGTAATGGCCGTCTCCAACGCAAGAGTTCCCAAATTTACGGTGATTATTGGTGGTTCTTACGGAGCAGGAAACTACGGCATGTGCGGACGCGCTTACGGGCCAAGACAATTGTGGATGTGGCCCAATGCAAAAATTAGTGTAATGGGCGGCGAACAGGCCTCCAATGTGCTTTTGACGGTGAAGCAAGATCAGTTGAAAGCCGAAGGCAAAGCTCAAATGAGCGAAGAAGAGGCCCAAAAATTTAAAGCCCCTACTTTGGAAAAATACGAAACAGAAGCCTCGGCCTATTTTTCTACGGCGCGAATTTGGGATGATGGAATTATTGATCCGGTAGACACGCGAAAGGTCATTGCGATGGGGATTTCATCCGCCCTGAATGCACCTTTTGCAAAGCAAAATTTTGGAATATTTAGGATGTAA
- a CDS encoding CoA pyrophosphatase — translation MKTKFKKILSAYEKNALPAEGLRPSAVLVPLFKKDNQDTLLFTKRNQNVAHHKGEICFPGGMMDDTDKDLIHTALREVYEEVGIQPEAVEILGSLDEIVTPTGFHITPFLGIFPYPYSFQVNKDEIDLLLEIPFEIFLDSKKVSYQERTYSGKTIQMPFYQWQGHTIWGATGLIVKQIVDLILKVEQEKQSA, via the coding sequence ATGAAAACAAAATTTAAAAAAATCCTCTCTGCCTATGAAAAAAACGCACTCCCCGCTGAGGGCTTAAGGCCTTCGGCAGTTTTAGTGCCCTTGTTCAAAAAAGACAATCAAGATACCCTCCTTTTTACCAAGCGCAATCAAAATGTCGCGCATCACAAAGGGGAAATCTGTTTCCCGGGTGGCATGATGGATGACACCGACAAAGACTTAATACACACTGCTTTGCGAGAGGTCTATGAAGAAGTGGGCATCCAACCCGAAGCGGTAGAAATATTGGGAAGCCTGGATGAAATCGTCACTCCCACCGGCTTTCACATCACTCCCTTTTTGGGAATTTTTCCTTATCCTTATTCGTTCCAGGTCAACAAAGATGAAATTGATTTATTGCTCGAAATCCCCTTTGAGATTTTTTTGGATTCTAAAAAGGTTAGTTATCAAGAAAGAACTTATTCGGGTAAAACCATCCAGATGCCTTTTTACCAATGGCAGGGACACACCATCTGGGGCGCGACTGGGCTTATTGTAAAACAAATAGTGGATTTGATTTTAAAAGTGGAGCAAGAGAAGCAGAGCGCCTAA
- a CDS encoding RlmE family RNA methyltransferase, producing the protein MSPVYKRKDHFYQKAKGEGLASRAVYKLEEMDKRFRLLRLGSRVLELGCAPGGWLQYIVKKIGTTGKAIGVDLLPLKLNFPKHIQLLVGDILDLKIQDQMIRLLGEKADVVLSDLSPNLSGVHFSDHIKSVELCEKALEVAQKTLKPNGALVVKIFPGQDLENFKKKLKGYFGEMKPFIPEATRKSSNELYLVGKFFKQL; encoded by the coding sequence ATGTCCCCGGTCTACAAACGCAAAGATCATTTCTATCAAAAGGCCAAGGGCGAAGGCTTGGCTTCCCGTGCCGTTTATAAACTCGAAGAAATGGACAAACGCTTTCGTCTGCTGAGGCTCGGCTCACGGGTTCTGGAGTTGGGTTGTGCCCCAGGAGGCTGGTTACAATATATTGTAAAAAAAATTGGAACTACGGGTAAAGCCATAGGTGTAGATTTGCTTCCCTTAAAATTAAATTTTCCAAAGCATATTCAGCTGCTTGTTGGAGATATCCTCGACTTAAAGATTCAAGATCAAATGATCCGCTTACTGGGTGAGAAAGCCGATGTGGTGCTTTCGGATCTATCCCCCAACCTGAGCGGAGTTCATTTTAGCGATCACATCAAATCTGTCGAACTCTGTGAAAAAGCCCTGGAAGTGGCTCAAAAAACTCTAAAGCCCAATGGAGCCCTGGTAGTCAAAATTTTTCCTGGACAGGACTTAGAAAACTTCAAAAAGAAGCTCAAAGGCTATTTTGGTGAAATGAAACCTTTTATTCCGGAAGCAACACGAAAAAGTTCAAATGAACTTTATTTGGTGGGGAAATTTTTCAAGCAACTTTAA
- a CDS encoding glycoside hydrolase family 3 protein — protein MHSHKISAASLCVFGFEGLTAPDWIKTLVSKHDLAGVILFKRNIESKAQLKELNLELQSFKKGLPLIISVDHEGGRVFRLPEPFTKIPTAREIGHFSPSPQPSPVEGEGGKKIHSPLEGEGQGEGINPYSIGKLMARELCEVGFNLNYAPVLDVDTNPINPIIGDRAFSSDPRTVADCALKMIRGLREGGIIPCGKHFPGHGDTSKDSHFELPQVDQALKRLQTLELLPFAAAIQNKIEMLMTAHVMYPALDSEWPATLSKKIIGDLLRKQMGYEGVLISDDFNMKAIADRWGISEASVRFLEVGGDIVLVCRYEEVCLEVLNRVQAWIDLSVKNSQQGQLSLQRIQKIQKKIADFSQQFSG, from the coding sequence ATGCATTCCCACAAAATATCTGCAGCTTCATTATGCGTGTTTGGTTTTGAGGGTCTGACCGCTCCCGACTGGATCAAGACCCTTGTTTCAAAACACGATTTGGCCGGCGTCATTTTATTCAAGCGCAACATCGAATCCAAGGCCCAGTTGAAAGAGCTGAACCTGGAACTACAATCTTTTAAAAAAGGTTTACCCTTAATTATTTCGGTCGATCATGAAGGTGGGCGTGTTTTTCGTTTGCCGGAGCCCTTTACAAAAATTCCGACGGCGAGGGAGATTGGGCATTTTTCACCCTCTCCCCAACCCTCCCCCGTCGAGGGGGAGGGAGGAAAGAAAATCCACTCTCCCCTTGAGGGAGAGGGTCAGGGTGAGGGGATAAATCCCTATTCCATCGGTAAACTCATGGCCCGTGAACTCTGCGAAGTGGGCTTCAACCTCAACTATGCCCCTGTGTTGGATGTGGATACGAATCCCATCAATCCTATTATCGGCGACAGGGCTTTTAGTTCGGATCCTCGAACGGTGGCGGATTGTGCCTTGAAAATGATTCGCGGATTGCGCGAAGGGGGAATCATCCCCTGTGGCAAACACTTTCCAGGACATGGAGATACTTCCAAAGATTCTCACTTCGAATTGCCGCAAGTGGATCAAGCTCTCAAGCGCCTGCAAACCCTTGAATTGCTGCCCTTTGCAGCGGCCATTCAAAATAAAATTGAAATGTTGATGACCGCCCATGTGATGTATCCGGCCTTGGACAGTGAATGGCCGGCGACGCTTTCCAAAAAAATAATTGGCGATTTGTTGCGAAAACAAATGGGCTACGAAGGGGTGCTAATCTCTGACGATTTTAATATGAAGGCCATTGCGGATAGATGGGGAATTTCTGAGGCCTCTGTACGTTTTTTGGAAGTGGGGGGAGATATTGTCTTAGTATGTCGTTATGAAGAAGTGTGCTTAGAGGTGTTAAATCGAGTTCAAGCCTGGATAGATTTGTCAGTTAAAAATTCACAGCAGGGGCAGCTTTCTCTACAGCGAATTCAAAAAATTCAGAAAAAAATAGCAGATTTTTCACAACAGTTCTCGGGGTGA
- a CDS encoding acetyl-CoA carboxylase biotin carboxyl carrier protein subunit — protein sequence MKLLKTQNNSFTAQSDQETLEGKYFISKDFVDVHLPSGTYRLPLSNTRSRQRAGMAQSGSLNAPMPGKILKVLAQPGDAVKSGETLLILEAMKMEHKICSPKEGLVKKIYFNEGERVTQGDILCELE from the coding sequence ATGAAACTTCTCAAAACACAAAATAATTCTTTCACTGCTCAATCCGATCAAGAAACTCTTGAAGGAAAATATTTCATTTCCAAAGATTTCGTCGACGTGCATCTCCCTTCTGGAACTTATCGACTTCCCCTTTCAAACACCAGATCGCGCCAACGCGCAGGGATGGCCCAATCCGGAAGCCTAAATGCGCCGATGCCTGGCAAAATACTGAAAGTGTTGGCTCAGCCAGGAGATGCAGTAAAATCGGGAGAAACTTTGCTGATTTTAGAGGCCATGAAAATGGAGCACAAGATTTGTAGCCCCAAAGAAGGCTTGGTCAAAAAAATTTATTTCAACGAAGGAGAACGTGTCACTCAAGGGGACATTTTGTGTGAGCTAGAATAA
- a CDS encoding glycerol-3-phosphate dehydrogenase/oxidase, with product MINFDLIIIGGGINACGMARDASLRGLKVAVVEKNDLACAASGYNSQMIHGGVRYLLGDMKTTRLACLDSGYIQKIAPFLLFRIPFLFPVLGNPKSLSKKLYLELLETFFEAYDHYAPLKNGKKHCRFSAQELLQLEPGLNPGLVGGISFDEWGIDAPRLTVLNAKDAQEHGAQIFTHTKVVDLLKKENQILGVKVKEQSTGKTQELFSKIVFNVAGPWIPSIAKSAGVEVKLRPAKGIHLLLDRQIIHSAVMSKAIDGRSIFMMPYQNSTILGTTDDDYFGDPDLLEATQDEVEYLLEGIESIYPSIRQHKIIDTWAALRPTLYERGKYEDDLTREYEIFDHEKRDGLKGFLTIAGGKLASYRIMSEEAIDAVCKKLNLQTKCSSHLKPLPGAETELDVEDLAKEKNIPLLAAARLYYRHGNRAEQVSKLFPSQKIICECDPVLEAEIRYAIREEWAKNFEDVARRTRWSLGPCQGQLCLQAGARVIGEELGWSESETQLALEEYVKLRKKKMRWVN from the coding sequence ATGATTAACTTCGACCTCATTATTATCGGCGGTGGAATTAATGCTTGCGGAATGGCCAGAGATGCAAGTTTGCGGGGTTTAAAGGTCGCTGTAGTCGAAAAGAATGACTTGGCCTGTGCCGCTTCGGGCTACAATAGCCAGATGATTCATGGCGGCGTACGCTACCTCTTGGGGGATATGAAGACCACGAGACTGGCTTGCTTAGACTCGGGCTACATCCAAAAAATTGCTCCTTTTTTACTCTTTCGGATCCCCTTTTTATTTCCGGTTTTGGGAAATCCAAAATCCCTCTCCAAAAAATTATATTTAGAACTCCTGGAAACTTTTTTTGAGGCCTACGACCATTATGCCCCCTTAAAAAATGGCAAAAAGCATTGTCGCTTCAGCGCACAAGAATTGCTTCAACTGGAACCGGGCTTAAATCCAGGCCTAGTGGGAGGCATCAGTTTTGACGAGTGGGGGATTGATGCCCCTCGCCTCACCGTACTGAATGCGAAGGATGCCCAAGAACATGGAGCTCAGATTTTCACTCACACCAAAGTGGTAGATCTTCTCAAAAAAGAGAATCAAATCCTCGGCGTAAAAGTTAAAGAACAGAGTACAGGAAAAACCCAGGAACTGTTTAGTAAAATTGTTTTCAACGTGGCTGGCCCCTGGATTCCCAGCATTGCAAAGAGTGCTGGGGTAGAAGTGAAGCTTCGTCCTGCAAAAGGCATTCATCTTTTATTGGATAGACAAATCATCCACAGTGCTGTCATGTCTAAGGCCATTGATGGGCGATCCATCTTCATGATGCCTTACCAAAACAGTACTATCCTCGGAACGACCGATGATGATTATTTTGGGGATCCAGACTTACTAGAAGCCACTCAAGACGAAGTGGAATATTTGCTCGAAGGGATAGAAAGCATCTACCCTAGCATCCGCCAGCATAAAATCATTGATACTTGGGCCGCACTTAGACCTACCTTGTATGAGCGTGGAAAATATGAAGATGATCTCACGCGCGAATATGAAATTTTTGATCACGAAAAACGGGATGGGCTGAAAGGATTTTTAACTATAGCCGGTGGTAAACTTGCCAGCTATCGGATCATGAGCGAAGAAGCAATAGATGCGGTTTGTAAAAAATTAAATTTGCAAACAAAATGCAGTAGTCACCTAAAACCGCTACCCGGCGCAGAGACTGAGTTGGATGTGGAAGATCTTGCAAAAGAAAAAAATATTCCTTTGCTTGCGGCTGCCCGTCTTTATTACCGACACGGAAACCGCGCAGAGCAAGTCTCAAAACTTTTCCCCTCTCAAAAAATAATCTGCGAATGCGACCCTGTTTTAGAAGCTGAAATCCGTTATGCTATTCGAGAAGAATGGGCTAAAAATTTCGAGGATGTGGCCCGCAGAACCCGATGGAGTCTTGGCCCTTGCCAAGGACAGCTTTGCTTACAAGCGGGAGCCAGAGTGATTGGAGAAGAATTGGGATGGTCAGAAAGTGAAACCCAGCTGGCCTTGGAAGAGTACGTTAAGTTGCGGAAGAAAAAAATGCGATGGGTCAATTAA
- a CDS encoding DsbA family protein, with protein sequence MQFYFDPLSPWVYLAFKRIQLLKKLGLSVQFVPVSIFILHSFSPEGTGCVSYEHLMQEIDEMKKEPYPFVVPTKFPFNTVLAQRLCVALENESERQILEDTLIESAWGKGLNLENEDHLKMIVLSLGINAEELWEKAFMLEAKELLKHHSLRALQLGIHELPALRVGDQIIQGKECLVFLDKTLLEYSEFS encoded by the coding sequence ATGCAGTTTTATTTTGATCCGCTCTCTCCTTGGGTTTACTTGGCCTTTAAGCGAATCCAGCTTCTTAAAAAGCTGGGTCTCAGTGTCCAATTTGTTCCTGTGTCCATCTTTATTCTACATAGCTTTTCTCCCGAAGGTACAGGATGTGTCTCTTATGAACATCTGATGCAAGAAATCGATGAGATGAAAAAAGAGCCTTATCCTTTTGTGGTTCCCACCAAATTTCCTTTTAATACTGTACTTGCCCAGAGACTTTGTGTGGCCTTGGAAAACGAGAGTGAACGACAGATTCTGGAAGATACCCTCATCGAATCCGCCTGGGGCAAGGGACTTAACCTGGAAAATGAAGATCATCTGAAGATGATAGTGCTTTCTTTGGGCATTAACGCAGAAGAGCTTTGGGAAAAGGCCTTTATGCTGGAAGCCAAAGAACTGTTGAAGCACCACTCTCTGCGGGCCTTGCAGTTGGGTATCCATGAATTGCCGGCATTACGAGTGGGCGACCAAATCATTCAGGGGAAAGAATGTCTTGTTTTTTTAGACAAAACCTTACTCGAATATTCAGAGTTTTCCTAA
- a CDS encoding enoyl-CoA hydratase/isomerase family protein, whose amino-acid sequence MTPYKTLLFEIKNQVATVTLNRPELHNAFNEELILELTQAFQDIAQNSEVRVALLTGAGASFSAGGDLNWMKRSAAATREENIQEAKKLHRMLTSIAQCPKPVLAKVNGTAMGGGVGLTSAVDIAFAYKNALFALSEVRLGLAAAVISPFVIRKIGAAKFRELALTAERFSAGQAREIGLVQQSGDPEQIDELIEVKIAAIKAGGPEALAATKKLIDEVQFLSLDQAQEITPVYLAERRASKEGQEGIAAFLEKRKPNWVS is encoded by the coding sequence ATGACTCCCTACAAAACCCTACTCTTCGAAATTAAAAATCAAGTCGCCACAGTCACCCTCAATCGACCCGAATTACACAATGCCTTCAACGAAGAACTTATTTTGGAACTGACCCAAGCCTTTCAAGATATTGCCCAGAATTCCGAAGTGCGTGTGGCACTCCTCACGGGGGCAGGGGCTTCCTTCTCGGCAGGGGGGGATTTAAACTGGATGAAGCGCTCTGCCGCCGCAACGCGCGAAGAAAATATTCAAGAAGCAAAAAAATTGCATCGCATGCTTACCAGCATTGCCCAATGCCCCAAACCGGTGTTGGCAAAAGTGAATGGCACTGCAATGGGCGGGGGCGTTGGATTGACGTCAGCAGTCGATATCGCCTTCGCCTATAAAAATGCACTCTTTGCTCTAAGCGAAGTAAGACTTGGACTTGCCGCTGCAGTAATTTCTCCTTTTGTCATTCGTAAAATAGGTGCTGCAAAATTTAGAGAGTTGGCGCTCACAGCGGAACGCTTTTCTGCCGGGCAAGCCCGTGAAATAGGCCTTGTACAACAATCTGGTGACCCTGAACAAATCGATGAACTCATTGAAGTAAAAATCGCCGCCATTAAAGCGGGTGGCCCTGAAGCCTTGGCCGCCACAAAAAAATTGATTGATGAAGTACAATTTTTATCTTTGGACCAAGCTCAGGAAATCACCCCTGTCTATCTCGCAGAGAGACGGGCCAGCAAAGAAGGCCAGGAAGGTATTGCTGCGTTTTTGGAGAAGAGAAAACCGAATTGGGTATCATAA